One genomic window of Neisseria sp. oral taxon 014 str. F0314 includes the following:
- the fur gene encoding ferric iron uptake transcriptional regulator yields MENNFSNIAQLKDSGLKVTGPRLKILDLFEAHAEEHLSAEDVYRILLEQGVEIGVATIYRVLTQFEQAGILQRHHFETGKAVYELDKGDHHDHIVCVKCGSVHEFHNPEIEALQDRIAEENGYRIVDHALYMYGVCADCQAKAKR; encoded by the coding sequence ATGGAAAATAATTTCAGCAATATTGCGCAACTGAAGGACAGCGGACTGAAAGTTACCGGCCCGCGCCTGAAGATTTTGGATTTGTTCGAGGCCCATGCCGAAGAGCATTTGAGCGCGGAAGATGTTTACCGCATCCTGCTCGAACAGGGCGTCGAAATCGGCGTCGCCACGATTTACCGTGTGCTGACCCAGTTTGAACAGGCGGGTATTTTGCAGCGGCATCATTTCGAAACGGGCAAGGCCGTGTACGAATTGGACAAGGGCGACCATCATGATCATATCGTCTGCGTCAAATGCGGCAGTGTGCACGAATTTCACAATCCGGAAATTGAAGCGCTGCAAGACAGAATTGCGGAAGAAAACGGCTACCGTATCGTCGACCATGCTCTGTATATGTACGGCGTATGCGCCGATTGTCAAGCCAAAGCGAAACGCTAG
- the bamE gene encoding outer membrane protein assembly factor BamE, with amino-acid sequence MNKTLYLALAALLGLAACSAERVSLFPSYKLKVVQGNELDPRAVVSLQPGMTRDQVILLLGTPLLRDPFHADRWDYTFNTSRNGVIKEQVDLILYFENGLLARAEGNAVQKAIEAVQAEQKSASGGQATAPLK; translated from the coding sequence GTGAACAAAACCCTGTATCTCGCCCTTGCCGCCCTGTTGGGTTTGGCGGCTTGTTCTGCCGAGCGCGTATCCCTTTTCCCTTCATACAAACTCAAAGTCGTGCAGGGCAATGAATTGGACCCCCGCGCCGTTGTATCCCTGCAACCGGGCATGACCCGCGACCAAGTTATCCTGCTGCTGGGCACTCCGTTGCTGCGCGATCCGTTCCACGCCGACCGTTGGGATTACACTTTCAACACCAGCCGCAACGGCGTCATCAAAGAACAGGTCGATCTGATCCTCTATTTTGAAAACGGACTGCTCGCGCGCGCCGAGGGCAATGCTGTTCAAAAAGCCATCGAAGCCGTGCAGGCCGAACAAAAATCCGCATCGGGCGGGCAAGCGACCGCTCCGCTGAAATAA
- the dapB gene encoding 4-hydroxy-tetrahydrodipicolinate reductase yields the protein MSALKIAIAGVNGRMGRVLVEAVNNHPDTILSGALEHAGSEVLGLDAGFASGIKTGIAISDDVDAVLAQSDVLIDFTRPEPTLKHLQKCVEKGVNIIIGTTGFDDAGKAAIRSASEKTGVVFAANFSVGVNLTFHILDTVARVLNEGYDIEIIEGHHRHKVDAPSGTALRMGEVIADALGRDLKQCAVYGREGHTGPRDPSTIGFATVRAGDIVGDHTALFATDGERVEITHKASSRMTFAAGAVRAAVWANGKTGLYDMQDVLGLRN from the coding sequence ATGAGCGCATTAAAAATCGCCATCGCCGGCGTCAACGGCCGCATGGGGCGCGTACTGGTTGAAGCCGTCAACAACCATCCCGACACCATCCTCTCCGGCGCACTCGAACACGCCGGTTCCGAAGTATTAGGCTTGGACGCAGGCTTCGCCTCCGGCATCAAAACCGGCATCGCCATTTCAGACGACGTTGACGCCGTCCTCGCCCAAAGCGACGTACTCATCGACTTCACCCGCCCAGAGCCGACCCTCAAACACCTGCAAAAATGCGTTGAAAAAGGCGTCAACATCATCATCGGCACCACCGGTTTCGACGACGCAGGCAAAGCCGCCATCCGATCCGCCAGCGAAAAAACAGGCGTCGTCTTCGCCGCCAACTTCAGCGTCGGCGTCAACCTCACCTTCCACATCCTCGACACCGTCGCCCGCGTCCTCAACGAAGGCTACGACATCGAAATCATCGAAGGCCACCACCGCCACAAAGTCGATGCCCCCAGCGGCACCGCCCTGCGCATGGGCGAAGTCATCGCCGACGCGCTCGGCCGCGACCTCAAACAATGCGCCGTTTACGGCCGCGAAGGCCATACCGGCCCGCGCGATCCGTCCACCATCGGCTTTGCCACCGTCCGCGCAGGCGACATCGTCGGCGACCACACCGCCCTCTTCGCCACCGACGGCGAACGCGTCGAAATCACCCACAAAGCCAGCAGCCGCATGACCTTCGCCGCCGGCGCCGTCCGCGCCGCAGTCTGGGCAAACGGCAAAACGGGTTTGTACGATATGCAGGACGTACTGGGTTTGCGCAACTGA
- a CDS encoding AmpG family muropeptide MFS transporter — protein MTTPQSSTLRQIFSRNMLICIFTGFTSGLPLYFLINLIPAWLRGEHIDLKTIGLMALIGLPFTWKFIWSPVMDAVRLPFLGRRRGWMLVTQIGLLLALAAYAFLNPHQHLPVIIGLSAVVAFFSASQDIVLDAFRREILPDEELGLGNSIHVNAYRIAALVPGSLSLILADRMPWGNVFIITALFMLPGLLMTLFLAKEPDLPPAAPRTLVQTVVEPFQEFFSRKGTKQAALVLLFIFLYKLGDSMATSLATPFYLDMGFSKTDIGLIAKNAGLWPAVIAGILGGIWMLKLGINKALWLFGVVQVVTILGFVWLAGFGRFDTITLTEQMMLAGVIGAEAVGVGLGTAAFVSYMARETNPAFTATQLALFTSLSAVPRTFINATTGYLIEWLGYVHFFWLCFILALPGMFLLLKVAPWGGDKPTN, from the coding sequence ATGACCACACCTCAATCCAGCACACTCCGGCAAATCTTCTCGCGGAACATGCTGATCTGCATCTTCACCGGCTTCACTTCGGGCCTGCCGCTGTATTTCCTGATCAACCTGATTCCGGCTTGGCTGCGCGGCGAACACATCGACCTGAAAACCATCGGTCTGATGGCTTTAATCGGTCTGCCGTTTACTTGGAAATTCATCTGGTCGCCCGTAATGGACGCCGTTCGCCTGCCCTTTCTCGGCCGCCGCCGCGGCTGGATGCTGGTTACGCAAATCGGCCTGCTGCTGGCCCTTGCCGCCTACGCCTTCCTCAACCCGCACCAACACCTGCCCGTCATCATCGGCCTTTCCGCCGTCGTCGCCTTTTTTTCCGCCAGTCAGGATATCGTGCTGGACGCTTTCCGCCGCGAAATCCTGCCGGACGAAGAACTGGGCCTAGGCAACTCCATCCACGTCAACGCCTACCGCATCGCCGCCCTCGTCCCCGGCTCGTTGAGCCTGATTTTGGCCGACAGGATGCCGTGGGGCAACGTCTTCATCATTACCGCCCTCTTCATGCTGCCCGGCCTGCTGATGACGCTGTTTCTCGCCAAAGAACCCGACCTGCCGCCCGCCGCACCGCGCACACTGGTTCAGACCGTGGTTGAACCGTTTCAAGAATTTTTCTCGCGCAAAGGCACGAAACAAGCCGCCTTGGTGCTGTTGTTCATCTTCCTGTACAAACTCGGCGACAGCATGGCCACCTCGCTGGCCACCCCGTTTTATCTCGACATGGGTTTCAGCAAAACCGACATCGGCCTGATTGCCAAAAACGCAGGTCTCTGGCCCGCCGTCATCGCCGGCATACTCGGCGGCATCTGGATGCTGAAACTCGGCATCAACAAAGCACTGTGGCTCTTCGGCGTCGTACAGGTCGTGACCATCCTGGGATTTGTCTGGCTGGCCGGTTTCGGCAGGTTTGACACCATCACCCTGACCGAACAAATGATGCTCGCAGGCGTTATCGGCGCGGAAGCCGTCGGCGTCGGATTGGGTACCGCCGCCTTTGTATCCTACATGGCGCGCGAAACCAATCCCGCCTTTACCGCCACCCAGCTCGCCCTGTTTACCAGCCTTTCCGCCGTACCGCGCACCTTTATCAACGCCACCACCGGCTACCTGATCGAATGGCTGGGCTATGTCCATTTCTTCTGGCTCTGCTTCATACTGGCCCTGCCGGGCATGTTCCTGCTGCTGAAAGTCGCACCTTGGGGCGGGGACAAACCGACAAACTGA